In a single window of the Rhizobiaceae bacterium genome:
- a CDS encoding ABC transporter ATP-binding protein: MNVIDVRNLVKRFGDKTVVDHVSMQVHQGEIVGFLGPNGSGKTTTIRIMCGLLTPDEGEGEVLGYNIGTDSLRIKREVGYMTQKFSFYEDLTIAENLEFVARLYELKPMAKFVDDTLEDLGLTSRRNQLAGTLSGGWKQRLALAACIMHRPKLLLLDEPTAGVDPKARREFWDEIHRLANGGLTVLVSTHYMDEAERCHRICYISYGKMLATGTVDEVIRDAGLTTYIMTGAALGEIAEKLSGAPGVDQIAPFGNTLHVVGSNHALLEKTLAPYRKRKDIRIEHGETSLEDVFIQFMSESKDNMT, from the coding sequence ATGAACGTCATCGACGTCCGCAACCTCGTCAAGCGCTTCGGTGACAAGACGGTGGTCGACCACGTCTCGATGCAGGTGCATCAGGGCGAGATCGTGGGCTTTCTCGGCCCGAACGGTTCCGGCAAGACAACCACGATCCGCATCATGTGCGGACTGCTGACGCCCGACGAAGGCGAGGGCGAAGTGCTTGGTTACAACATCGGCACCGACTCGCTGAGGATCAAGCGCGAGGTCGGCTACATGACGCAGAAGTTCTCCTTCTATGAGGACCTGACGATTGCTGAAAACCTTGAGTTCGTGGCGCGGCTCTACGAGCTGAAACCCATGGCGAAATTCGTCGACGACACGCTTGAGGACCTCGGCCTGACGAGCCGCCGCAACCAGCTCGCGGGAACGCTTTCGGGTGGCTGGAAGCAGCGTCTGGCGCTTGCGGCCTGCATCATGCACCGCCCGAAACTGCTATTGCTGGACGAGCCGACCGCAGGCGTCGATCCGAAGGCGCGCCGCGAATTCTGGGACGAGATTCATCGGCTGGCGAATGGCGGCCTCACCGTGCTTGTCTCGACCCACTACATGGATGAAGCCGAGCGCTGCCATCGCATCTGCTATATTTCCTATGGCAAGATGCTTGCGACCGGAACGGTCGACGAAGTAATCCGCGACGCCGGCCTGACCACCTACATCATGACGGGAGCCGCCCTTGGCGAGATCGCGGAAAAGCTTTCCGGCGCGCCCGGCGTCGATCAGATCGCGCCCTTCGGCAACACGCTGCATGTTGTCGGCTCCAACCACGCATTGCTTGAAAAGACGCTTGCCCCGTACCGGAAGCGAAAAGACATCAGGATCGAGCATGGCGAGACCAGCCTTGAAGATGTCTTTATCCAGTTCATGTCCGAATCGAAGGACAACATGACATGA
- a CDS encoding HlyD family efflux transporter periplasmic adaptor subunit translates to MSFFCSIPVLATLLSCGPGAPLATGYVEGEFVRLAPIETAQVQSVAVRRGDRVEPGQIIVRLEDADARIAVSQAEAALAQADAQLADLKIGKRPEEIDVLTATLASAEAEAEEAERIVERTQDLFNRGTATQAQLDTAKTQLKVTTAAIGQAKANLAVANLPARPEAIKAAENAVKQASAALEEAQWKLSKRSLSAVSGGRVDDVIRDPGDMAGPSAPVLSLLPDGAVKLKVYVPEPDFSKLKVGGELKVRCDGCGEGLTARISYVSPDPEFTPPVIYSLENRQKLVYLVEARPDGDTRLQPGQIVDVDLAASE, encoded by the coding sequence ATGAGTTTCTTCTGCTCGATTCCCGTTTTGGCGACGCTGCTGTCCTGCGGCCCGGGTGCGCCGCTGGCGACAGGCTATGTCGAGGGCGAGTTCGTCCGGCTGGCGCCCATCGAAACCGCGCAGGTCCAGTCTGTGGCGGTGCGTCGCGGCGACCGGGTGGAGCCGGGGCAGATCATCGTGCGGCTGGAGGATGCGGATGCCCGCATCGCCGTGTCGCAGGCCGAAGCCGCGCTTGCGCAGGCCGACGCCCAGCTCGCCGACCTGAAGATCGGCAAGCGCCCCGAGGAAATCGACGTGCTGACGGCGACACTGGCTTCGGCCGAGGCGGAGGCCGAGGAGGCCGAGCGGATCGTGGAGCGCACGCAGGACCTGTTCAACAGGGGCACGGCGACGCAGGCGCAGCTCGATACGGCGAAGACGCAGCTCAAGGTCACCACCGCCGCCATCGGCCAGGCAAAGGCAAATCTTGCGGTGGCGAACCTTCCGGCGCGCCCCGAAGCCATCAAGGCTGCGGAAAACGCGGTGAAACAGGCGTCTGCGGCCCTTGAAGAGGCGCAATGGAAACTGTCGAAGCGAAGCCTGAGCGCGGTCAGCGGCGGTCGGGTGGATGATGTGATCCGCGATCCGGGCGACATGGCCGGACCATCGGCGCCCGTCCTGTCCCTCCTGCCCGATGGCGCGGTGAAGCTGAAGGTCTATGTACCTGAGCCGGACTTTTCGAAGCTCAAGGTGGGCGGCGAACTGAAGGTGCGTTGCGACGGATGCGGCGAAGGGCTGACCGCGAGAATCAGCTATGTCTCGCCCGATCCGGAGTTCACCCCGCCCGTCATCTATTCGCTCGAAAATCGCCAGAAGCTCGTCTATCTGGTCGAAGCCCGCCCGGACGGCGACACGCGGCTCCAGCCGGGCCAGATCGTGGATGTCGATCTGGCCGCTTCGGAATAA
- a CDS encoding CerR family C-terminal domain-containing protein has product MSSLPTSADTLSGPEHTRAALVKTALRLFGRQGFEGTSTREIAAGAKANIGSIAYHFGGKEGLRLAVADHIVGIIQSIAAKAQLGMPADAPLDPEAAEKAMTSMIERMFSFFVTQPEAGELVPFVLREMSGPSPAFDRVYHGMMEPLHIRCCQLWEAATGEPADSDETRINVFMLIGQILYFRLAREAVRRRMGWTDIGRDEGAEITRIAIGNFKTLLAARKDRTR; this is encoded by the coding sequence ATGAGCAGCCTGCCAACATCTGCCGACACTCTTTCCGGCCCCGAGCACACCCGCGCGGCGCTGGTGAAAACCGCGCTGCGGCTTTTCGGACGGCAGGGCTTTGAAGGCACGTCGACCCGCGAGATCGCGGCGGGTGCGAAGGCCAATATCGGGTCCATCGCCTATCATTTCGGAGGCAAGGAAGGGCTGCGGCTGGCGGTGGCCGATCATATCGTCGGGATCATCCAGTCGATTGCCGCCAAGGCTCAGCTCGGCATGCCGGCGGACGCCCCGCTTGATCCGGAGGCGGCGGAAAAGGCCATGACCTCCATGATCGAGCGCATGTTCTCATTCTTTGTGACGCAGCCGGAAGCGGGCGAGCTTGTGCCTTTCGTGCTCAGGGAAATGTCCGGCCCGTCGCCCGCCTTCGACCGCGTCTACCACGGCATGATGGAGCCTCTGCACATACGCTGCTGCCAACTTTGGGAGGCGGCGACAGGGGAGCCCGCCGATAGCGACGAAACGCGCATCAACGTGTTCATGCTGATTGGCCAGATCCTCTATTTCAGGCTCGCCCGCGAAGCTGTTCGCCGCCGTATGGGCTGGACGGACATCGGTCGCGACGAGGGCGCGGAAATTACCCGCATCGCGATCGGGAATTTCAAAACCTTGCTGGCGGCAAGGAAGGACCGGACAAGATGA
- a CDS encoding CYTH domain-containing protein: MAKEIERKFLVCSDAWRDRVSKVIAIRQFYLSIASDRSTRVRISDGASARLTFKFGSNLRERDEYEYPIPLDEARALQAFSIGSVIENVRHHVRFGGYVYEVDVFASDLEGLIVAELETPDPVAINALPEWIGREVTGDQRYSNAVLALSDKSPKTLTALAS; encoded by the coding sequence ATGGCCAAGGAAATCGAACGCAAGTTCCTGGTTTGCAGCGATGCGTGGCGCGACCGCGTGTCAAAGGTCATCGCAATCCGGCAATTCTACCTTTCCATCGCCTCGGATCGATCCACGCGCGTGCGCATCAGCGACGGCGCGAGCGCGCGGCTCACCTTCAAATTCGGTTCGAACCTGAGGGAGCGCGACGAGTATGAATATCCGATCCCGCTCGATGAGGCGCGGGCCCTGCAAGCGTTTTCAATCGGCTCGGTCATTGAAAACGTAAGGCACCACGTTCGGTTCGGCGGCTATGTTTACGAGGTGGATGTGTTCGCGAGCGATCTGGAAGGGTTGATCGTGGCCGAACTCGAAACACCCGATCCTGTCGCAATAAACGCGCTGCCCGAATGGATTGGCCGGGAAGTTACCGGAGACCAGCGCTATTCGAACGCGGTGCTGGCGCTGAGCGACAAGTCCCCGAAGACATTGACCGCGCTTGCAAGCTGA
- a CDS encoding phosphatase PAP2 family protein, producing MNKPQEPARGFARPFDFFNRIEFPVLLAGLLLAGGLWGFIELSEFARDATPHSIDTTLLLALREPGQLDNPIGSEKIEGWVRDITGLGGVAVLVLLTSLVVVYLLIAGKWQIALFVLVAVGGGQLVSTLLKLGIDRPRPELVPHMVRETSSSFPSGHAMMSAVTYLTLGSMLARITPHRWLKIYFLFVAVLLTGLVGASRVYLGVHWPTDVLAGWCAGFAWAMLCWLIARWWLKNRPTPP from the coding sequence ATGAACAAACCCCAGGAACCTGCGCGTGGCTTTGCCCGCCCTTTTGATTTCTTCAACCGGATCGAATTTCCGGTTCTGCTGGCGGGGCTGTTGCTGGCTGGCGGACTGTGGGGGTTCATCGAACTTTCCGAGTTCGCGCGCGACGCGACGCCTCACAGCATCGATACGACCCTTTTGCTGGCGCTGCGCGAACCGGGGCAACTCGACAATCCGATCGGCTCGGAAAAAATCGAGGGATGGGTGCGCGACATCACCGGGCTGGGCGGTGTTGCGGTCTTGGTGCTGCTGACCAGTCTTGTTGTTGTATACCTGCTGATTGCCGGCAAGTGGCAGATTGCCCTGTTCGTGCTGGTCGCCGTTGGCGGGGGTCAACTCGTCTCGACCCTGCTCAAGCTCGGCATCGACCGGCCCCGGCCCGAACTCGTGCCGCACATGGTGCGCGAGACGAGCAGCAGTTTTCCGAGCGGACATGCAATGATGTCGGCGGTGACCTATCTCACGCTCGGCTCGATGCTGGCGCGCATCACGCCGCATCGGTGGCTGAAAATATACTTCCTGTTCGTTGCCGTGCTGCTGACCGGGCTCGTCGGTGCGAGCCGGGTCTATCTCGGCGTGCACTGGCCGACAGATGTGCTGGCAGGCTGGTGCGCCGGGTTCGCATGGGCGATGCTGTGCTGGCTCATCGCGCGATGGTGGCTGAAAAACCGGCCAACCCCGCCCTAG
- a CDS encoding ABC transporter permease, producing the protein MNHYALWAIYKTEMARTLRTLLQSIVSPVISTSLYFVVFGAAIGSRIQEVDGIAYGAFIVPGLVMLSLLTQSISNASFGIYFPKFTGTIFELLSAPVSYLEIVTAYVGAAATKSIALGLIILITASLFVSLNIEHPFWMLAFLVLTALTFSLFGFIIGIWANGFEQLQIVPLLIVTPLTFLGGSFYSIDMLPPVWRTISLFNPVVYLVSGFRWSFFGQSDVPVGTSLAATLGFLFVCLAIVGWIFRTGYRLKN; encoded by the coding sequence GTGAACCACTACGCGCTCTGGGCAATATACAAGACGGAAATGGCGCGCACCTTGCGCACGCTGTTGCAGAGCATCGTGTCGCCGGTCATCTCGACATCGCTCTATTTCGTCGTGTTCGGCGCCGCCATCGGCAGCCGCATCCAGGAAGTCGACGGCATTGCCTATGGCGCTTTCATCGTGCCGGGCCTCGTCATGCTTTCACTGCTCACGCAGTCGATTTCGAATGCATCCTTCGGCATCTATTTCCCGAAATTCACCGGCACGATCTTCGAGCTTCTGTCCGCTCCGGTTTCCTATCTCGAGATCGTAACGGCCTATGTCGGCGCGGCGGCCACCAAGTCCATCGCGCTTGGCCTGATCATTCTGATAACCGCCAGCCTGTTCGTGTCCCTGAATATCGAACACCCGTTCTGGATGCTCGCCTTCCTTGTTCTGACGGCGCTGACATTCAGCCTCTTCGGCTTCATCATCGGCATATGGGCCAACGGCTTCGAGCAGTTGCAGATCGTTCCGTTGCTGATCGTCACGCCGCTTACTTTTCTCGGCGGCAGTTTCTACTCGATAGACATGCTGCCGCCGGTGTGGCGCACGATTTCGCTGTTCAATCCCGTCGTCTATCTGGTAAGCGGTTTCCGCTGGAGCTTCTTCGGCCAATCCGATGTGCCGGTGGGCACCAGCCTCGCGGCAACGCTTGGCTTTCTTTTTGTCTGCCTCGCCATCGTCGGCTGGATATTCAGGACCGGATACAGGCTCAAGAACTGA
- a CDS encoding ABC transporter ATP-binding protein, protein MHPVISVSGVSKTYASGFNALQDIDLEIARGEIFALLGPNGAGKTTLISIICGIVKRSGGTVLVDGHDIERDYRTTRSLIGLVPQELTVDTWETVFNACAYSRGIFGKPPNPDHIEKVLRDLSLWEKRDAKSMQLSGGMKRRLLIAKALAHEPRILFLDEPTAGVDVELRHDLWAMVRRLRDTGVTIILTTHYIEEAEEMADRIGIINHGRIMLVEGKAELMRKLGRKQLTLQLREPLAALPERFDRYALEQSGDGKLLTYIYDAQSDRPGVASLLRELDEAGIGFRDLDTEQSSLEEIFVGLLKEKS, encoded by the coding sequence ATGCACCCCGTCATATCCGTTTCAGGCGTTTCGAAGACATATGCGTCCGGCTTCAATGCGCTTCAGGACATCGATCTCGAAATCGCGCGAGGCGAGATATTTGCGCTGCTGGGTCCCAACGGGGCAGGCAAGACGACCCTGATCTCGATCATATGCGGCATCGTCAAGCGAAGCGGCGGGACTGTTCTCGTGGATGGGCACGACATCGAGCGGGACTATCGCACCACGCGCAGCCTGATCGGCCTCGTGCCGCAGGAGCTGACCGTGGATACGTGGGAAACCGTGTTCAACGCCTGCGCCTACAGCCGTGGCATATTTGGCAAGCCGCCGAACCCGGACCATATCGAGAAGGTGCTGCGCGACCTTTCGCTCTGGGAAAAGCGCGACGCAAAATCCATGCAGCTCTCGGGCGGCATGAAGCGCCGCCTGCTGATCGCCAAGGCGCTTGCGCACGAGCCGCGGATTCTCTTCCTCGACGAACCGACAGCCGGCGTCGATGTCGAGTTGCGCCATGATTTGTGGGCGATGGTCCGCCGTTTGCGCGACACGGGCGTCACGATCATCCTCACCACGCACTACATCGAGGAAGCCGAGGAAATGGCGGATCGCATCGGCATCATCAACCACGGCAGGATCATGCTTGTAGAGGGCAAGGCCGAACTCATGCGCAAGCTTGGCCGCAAGCAACTCACGCTTCAATTGCGCGAACCGCTGGCGGCGCTTCCCGAGCGCTTCGACCGCTACGCCCTGGAGCAATCCGGCGACGGGAAGCTGCTGACCTACATCTACGATGCGCAGTCTGACCGTCCGGGCGTCGCTTCGCTCCTACGCGAACTCGATGAAGCCGGCATCGGATTTCGCGACCTCGACACCGAGCAAAGCTCGCTCGAAGAAATCTTCGTCGGCCTTCTCAAGGAGAAGTCGTGA
- a CDS encoding cytochrome ubiquinol oxidase subunit I, protein MDAVMFSRIQFAANISFHILFPSITIALGWVLLFFKLRYNSTHDTAWMRAYFTWVKVFALSFAMGVVSGVTMSFQFGTNWPGYMEHVGNIAGPLLAYEVLTAFFLEAVFLGIMLFGFRRVPNKVHTLATFLVAFGTTMSAFWILALNSWMQTPAGFEMRDGVAHAIDWWAIVFNPSFPYRLIHMLLASGLTVCFLMAGISALRYLAGDRSESMMKAMRTGIYAGAILIPIQIFAGDQHGLNTLEHQPQKIAAMEANWKTGPNIPLVLFAWPDESAKENHFEISIPNGASLILRHHADGVVPGLDQFEGNHPPVLPLFWGFRIMVGTGLLMLLVSWLGAVYLWRRDSVPHWLAYVMVPMGLSGWLATLAGWYTTEIGRQPWLVTGILRTDEAVGGVAASHVATTLAIYLLLYAGLLASYLGVLVHLALKAAREGDSAPLPAVLEQALAQPVADR, encoded by the coding sequence ATGGACGCCGTGATGTTTTCGCGCATTCAGTTTGCGGCGAATATTTCGTTCCATATACTTTTCCCCTCGATCACCATCGCGCTCGGCTGGGTGCTGCTGTTTTTCAAGCTTCGCTACAATTCGACACACGATACCGCCTGGATGCGGGCCTATTTCACCTGGGTGAAGGTGTTCGCGCTGTCCTTCGCGATGGGTGTCGTTTCGGGCGTGACGATGAGCTTCCAGTTCGGCACCAATTGGCCGGGCTATATGGAGCACGTCGGGAACATCGCGGGACCGCTCCTCGCCTACGAAGTCCTTACCGCCTTCTTCCTCGAGGCCGTATTCCTCGGCATCATGCTTTTCGGATTCCGCCGGGTGCCCAACAAAGTCCACACGCTCGCAACCTTTCTGGTGGCGTTCGGAACGACGATGTCAGCCTTCTGGATCCTGGCGCTCAATTCGTGGATGCAGACGCCTGCGGGCTTCGAAATGCGTGATGGCGTCGCGCATGCGATCGATTGGTGGGCCATCGTCTTTAATCCGTCCTTCCCCTACCGCCTCATCCACATGCTGCTGGCTTCGGGACTGACCGTCTGTTTCCTCATGGCCGGCATTTCCGCGCTGCGCTATCTCGCGGGCGACCGGTCCGAGTCGATGATGAAGGCCATGCGCACCGGCATCTATGCGGGCGCGATCCTGATCCCGATACAGATTTTCGCGGGCGACCAGCATGGTCTCAACACGCTGGAGCATCAGCCGCAAAAAATCGCGGCCATGGAGGCAAACTGGAAAACAGGTCCGAACATTCCCCTCGTCCTGTTTGCCTGGCCCGACGAAAGTGCGAAGGAAAACCATTTCGAAATCTCCATCCCCAACGGCGCGAGCCTCATTCTCAGGCACCATGCCGACGGCGTCGTGCCGGGGCTCGACCAGTTCGAAGGCAATCACCCGCCTGTGCTGCCGCTCTTCTGGGGTTTCCGCATCATGGTCGGCACCGGCTTGCTGATGCTTCTGGTGTCATGGCTGGGTGCGGTCTACCTCTGGCGGCGCGACAGCGTTCCTCACTGGCTGGCCTATGTGATGGTGCCGATGGGCCTGTCGGGTTGGCTCGCCACGCTCGCAGGCTGGTACACGACCGAAATCGGTCGCCAACCTTGGCTGGTGACGGGAATCCTGCGGACAGATGAGGCTGTCGGCGGTGTGGCTGCAAGCCATGTCGCAACGACACTCGCGATCTACCTGCTGCTCTACGCCGGTTTGCTGGCCAGCTATCTCGGCGTGCTGGTGCATCTGGCGCTCAAGGCTGCCCGCGAGGGTGACTCTGCACCCCTTCCTGCGGTGCTCGAACAGGCGCTGGCACAACCCGTCGCCGATCGCTGA
- a CDS encoding cytochrome d ubiquinol oxidase subunit II, with the protein MTIDWPTILPLIAATLMGVAILIYVILDGFDLGIGILFAVAGDHEQDRMISAIGPFWDANETWLVLAVGLLLVAFPIAHGTILTALYIPVFILLVGLILRGVAFDFRAKVPAGHKQRWNRLFFLGSLTASLAQGYMLGVYVLGLRTGFPAFVFGALVAMCLAAAYVAMGAAWLIYKTEGELQKKAVLWLRSALVFTVFGMVAVSIATPLASPRIFDRWFLFPELLYLSPLPILSAILFLLLWRKTFQLPRPDGRQELAPFLILSAIFALGFAGLAWSFYPYVVPDRVTIWQAASATESLALILAGTAVVLPIILFYSFYAYRVFGGKAGDLTYD; encoded by the coding sequence ATGACGATTGACTGGCCGACGATTCTCCCCCTCATTGCCGCAACCCTGATGGGGGTGGCCATCCTGATCTACGTCATTCTGGACGGATTCGATCTCGGCATCGGCATCCTGTTCGCGGTCGCCGGCGACCATGAGCAGGACCGGATGATTTCCGCTATCGGCCCCTTCTGGGACGCAAATGAAACTTGGCTGGTGCTGGCGGTCGGATTGCTGCTCGTCGCCTTTCCAATCGCGCATGGGACGATCCTCACCGCCCTCTATATTCCCGTGTTCATCCTTCTCGTCGGCCTCATCCTGCGCGGGGTCGCGTTCGACTTCCGCGCCAAGGTTCCCGCCGGGCACAAGCAGCGATGGAACCGCCTGTTCTTCCTTGGCTCCCTGACTGCCTCCCTTGCGCAGGGCTATATGCTGGGGGTGTATGTGCTCGGTCTGCGCACCGGGTTTCCGGCGTTCGTGTTCGGCGCGCTGGTCGCGATGTGCCTTGCTGCGGCGTATGTCGCGATGGGCGCAGCGTGGCTGATCTACAAGACCGAAGGCGAACTCCAGAAGAAGGCGGTGCTGTGGCTGCGCTCCGCCCTTGTCTTTACCGTGTTCGGCATGGTTGCGGTTTCTATCGCCACGCCTCTCGCCAGCCCGCGCATTTTCGACCGCTGGTTCCTTTTTCCCGAATTGCTTTATTTGTCGCCGCTACCGATCCTGTCCGCTATTCTTTTCCTTCTCCTCTGGCGCAAGACATTCCAGCTTCCGCGCCCGGACGGACGACAGGAACTGGCGCCTTTCCTCATACTGTCGGCGATTTTCGCATTGGGTTTCGCCGGGCTGGCCTGGTCGTTCTATCCCTATGTGGTGCCCGACCGCGTGACGATCTGGCAGGCGGCGTCAGCGACCGAAAGCCTGGCGCTTATCCTCGCCGGAACGGCGGTGGTGCTGCCGATTATCCTGTTTTATTCGTTCTATGCGTATCGGGTTTTCGGCGGTAAGGCCGGCGACCTGACGTATGATTGA
- a CDS encoding pilus assembly protein — MKLTSKLLSGFVRSEDGNFAVVMALSAVPLLLGAGMAVDYSRATNNRGNMQNALDAATLSILGLPKTTTEAQRKTKLQEVYVAGGGVGTTSLKTFNIDNLGAATATTSASFDVPTTLMKLAAIEEVKVGVKAGASKPPQLTEANFTLDTVSGWWNKTMYLFGKQYTAGANDPDEKLMQIDYTYNGFGDPKGYGTTTAYEVTIDPKTNKEVKTKVQEEVCTTKKVTKWSNTTGVKLIQQTSGSTKYETTCKTSYYGGDTKGAVIDVSTMDNLYLRMDVTSGTKRTFRSDDMATSEHLFLDGKEVDKNTKVDIFSAVPCGQESAQAWEDGGSALPGPVTAADFFYKVTGKCDYSQKTVGIRLTQ, encoded by the coding sequence ATGAAACTCACATCGAAACTCCTGAGCGGCTTTGTACGCTCGGAAGACGGCAATTTTGCCGTGGTCATGGCGTTGAGCGCGGTGCCGCTGCTGCTCGGCGCCGGCATGGCGGTTGACTACAGCCGCGCCACCAACAATCGCGGCAACATGCAGAACGCGCTGGACGCGGCAACCCTGTCGATTCTGGGACTGCCGAAGACCACGACCGAAGCGCAGCGCAAGACCAAGCTGCAAGAGGTATATGTTGCTGGAGGTGGCGTCGGGACCACTTCGCTCAAGACCTTCAACATCGACAATCTGGGTGCGGCGACTGCAACCACAAGCGCCTCTTTCGACGTTCCGACGACGCTGATGAAGCTTGCGGCGATCGAGGAAGTGAAGGTTGGCGTGAAAGCAGGCGCAAGCAAGCCGCCGCAGCTTACGGAAGCCAATTTCACGCTCGATACGGTTTCGGGGTGGTGGAACAAGACCATGTATCTGTTCGGAAAGCAGTATACCGCCGGTGCGAACGATCCTGACGAGAAGCTGATGCAGATCGACTATACCTACAATGGCTTCGGCGACCCCAAGGGCTACGGCACGACGACGGCCTATGAGGTCACGATCGATCCGAAGACCAACAAGGAAGTGAAGACGAAGGTGCAGGAAGAAGTCTGCACCACCAAGAAGGTTACCAAATGGAGCAACACCACGGGTGTGAAGTTGATCCAGCAGACGTCCGGCAGCACCAAATATGAAACCACCTGCAAGACGAGCTACTACGGAGGCGATACAAAGGGTGCGGTCATCGATGTAAGCACGATGGACAATCTGTACCTGCGTATGGACGTCACCTCCGGGACCAAACGAACCTTCCGTTCGGACGATATGGCAACCTCGGAACATCTCTTCCTCGACGGCAAGGAAGTGGACAAGAATACCAAGGTGGACATCTTCTCAGCAGTGCCTTGCGGGCAGGAAAGCGCGCAGGCCTGGGAGGACGGTGGTAGTGCCCTGCCTGGGCCGGTCACTGCCGCGGACTTCTTCTACAAGGTTACCGGCAAATGCGATTATTCGCAAAAGACGGTTGGAATTCGCCTTACCCAGTAG
- a CDS encoding DHA2 family efflux MFS transporter permease subunit, translated as MSQVHSYTDVPHRGLITVSIMLATVMQVLDTTIANVALPTMTGDLGASQDTINWVLTSYIVAAAIMTPVTGWLSDRLGRRELFVGSIIGFTITSMLCGLAWNLEAMVGFRLLQGVFGAAIVPLSQTILLDINPRERQGSAMAIWGAGIMVGPIIGPTLGGWLTETANWRWVFFINLPVGILAVLGAIAYLPKFATRRRGFDFFGFAMLSLGVGALQLMLDRGAEVDWFSSMEIWIELALSITGFWLFIVHLCTGKDTFMDASMFLDWNFVVGLIFIFIVGVILLSGLALLPPMLGQLFNHSTTLTGIVMAPRGVGTMISMLLVGRLVRMVDPRGLVLAGLLLTAWSLYMMTNFTPQMDDTQIVLSGIVQGLGLGLVFVPLSTLAFSTLDARHRADATSLFTLVRNIGSSIGISVVSVLLTRNIQINHSEIAAGLTPYNQNLATALPGAITGDTTTLTQLDQLVNQQSAMISYVNDFKLMMIVTLCAIPLVFLLRRSTGPRPAVAAAHMD; from the coding sequence ATGAGCCAGGTCCACTCTTATACCGATGTGCCGCATCGCGGCCTCATCACCGTTTCCATCATGTTGGCGACGGTGATGCAGGTGCTCGACACCACAATCGCCAATGTCGCCCTGCCGACCATGACGGGCGATCTCGGCGCGTCGCAGGACACGATCAACTGGGTGCTCACATCCTACATCGTCGCGGCAGCGATCATGACCCCGGTCACAGGCTGGCTTTCGGATCGGCTCGGGCGGCGTGAACTGTTCGTCGGCTCCATCATCGGCTTCACCATCACGTCCATGCTGTGCGGTCTGGCCTGGAACCTTGAGGCCATGGTCGGCTTCCGGCTTCTGCAGGGTGTGTTCGGCGCGGCAATCGTGCCGCTGTCGCAGACCATACTTCTCGACATCAATCCCCGGGAGCGGCAGGGCTCGGCCATGGCGATCTGGGGTGCGGGCATCATGGTCGGCCCGATCATCGGCCCGACGCTCGGCGGCTGGCTGACCGAAACCGCGAACTGGCGCTGGGTGTTCTTCATCAACCTGCCCGTCGGCATCCTGGCGGTGCTTGGAGCCATCGCCTATCTCCCGAAATTCGCCACGCGTCGACGCGGCTTCGATTTCTTCGGCTTTGCCATGCTCTCGCTCGGCGTCGGCGCGCTTCAGCTCATGCTCGACCGGGGCGCGGAAGTGGACTGGTTTTCGTCCATGGAAATCTGGATCGAACTGGCGCTTTCGATCACCGGCTTCTGGCTGTTCATCGTCCATCTTTGCACCGGCAAGGACACGTTCATGGATGCCAGCATGTTTCTCGACTGGAACTTCGTCGTCGGTCTGATTTTCATCTTCATCGTCGGTGTCATCCTCCTGTCGGGTCTGGCGCTGCTGCCGCCGATGCTCGGGCAATTGTTCAACCATTCGACAACGCTGACCGGCATTGTGATGGCGCCGCGCGGCGTGGGCACCATGATTTCCATGCTGCTGGTCGGCAGGCTCGTGCGCATGGTGGATCCGCGCGGGCTTGTGCTGGCCGGCCTGCTGCTTACCGCGTGGTCGCTCTACATGATGACGAATTTCACGCCGCAGATGGACGATACGCAGATCGTTTTGTCCGGCATCGTGCAGGGTCTCGGTCTGGGTCTGGTCTTCGTTCCACTTTCGACGCTGGCCTTCTCGACACTTGACGCGCGCCACAGGGCGGATGCGACCAGTCTTTTCACCCTCGTTCGCAATATCGGATCGTCGATCGGCATTTCGGTGGTGTCAGTACTCCTTACGCGCAATATCCAGATCAACCATTCGGAGATTGCGGCGGGACTGACGCCCTACAATCAGAATCTGGCGACCGCGCTTCCGGGCGCCATCACCGGCGACACCACGACTTTGACGCAACTCGACCAACTGGTGAATCAGCAGAGTGCGATGATCTCTTATGTCAATGATTTCAAACTGATGATGATTGTCACCCTTTGCGCAATCCCGCTCGTTTTCCTCCTGCGCCGATCTACGGGGCCGAGGCCGGCGGTCGCCGCCGCGCACATGGACTGA